A genomic region of Armatimonadota bacterium contains the following coding sequences:
- a CDS encoding aldehyde dehydrogenase family protein: MEVPSNRGTSIPLATAEPIPLAMYIGGQWVNGRSGQRTTIVSPATGRPVAVVPWGVREDAREALAAAREAQATWGHTPLAERVRLCRRIADLIQERAEALAGWITLEQGKPLHAEARVEVQNAAGWFRLAAEYAMALETPLLPVENPHKRALTFLQPRGVYAIITPWNFPVGIPSQLISAALVMGNSFVWVPAPTTSTCAVKLMECLVEAPLPPGVANLVLGPGPVVGDEIAGHEGTDAVAFVGSSATGRAVAARAAGKPQLLELGGNGPTVVFADADLDLAVPRILTGCTRNAGQVCSATGRVLVHRSLQDPLAVRLREAMSRIRVGDPFQRETVMGPLHNERTARTVEEHLADASARGARVVFGGRRLQGFPTPLYFLPAVVADVPPDSRLHLEETFGPVAALVPFDDEADVLRLAQASPYGHTAAIFTRDVARAFRLAERLRVGLVNINDNSFPGDPRLPRGGASGTISGVGRRGGKYTLLEMADLKTVVLDIGGTIPL; the protein is encoded by the coding sequence CTGGCCATGTACATCGGGGGCCAGTGGGTGAACGGGCGGTCCGGGCAACGGACCACCATTGTGAGCCCGGCCACCGGGCGCCCCGTGGCCGTGGTCCCCTGGGGGGTGCGCGAGGATGCCCGCGAGGCGCTTGCCGCAGCGAGAGAGGCGCAAGCCACCTGGGGGCACACCCCGCTGGCGGAGCGGGTCCGCCTCTGCCGCCGCATCGCCGACCTAATTCAGGAGCGTGCGGAGGCGTTGGCCGGCTGGATCACCCTGGAGCAGGGGAAACCGCTGCACGCGGAAGCGAGAGTGGAGGTGCAGAACGCGGCCGGCTGGTTCCGCCTGGCGGCCGAGTACGCCATGGCGCTGGAGACACCACTGCTCCCGGTGGAGAACCCGCACAAGCGGGCCTTGACTTTCCTCCAGCCCCGCGGAGTGTACGCTATCATTACGCCCTGGAACTTCCCCGTGGGGATCCCCAGCCAGTTGATCAGTGCCGCACTGGTCATGGGAAACAGCTTCGTCTGGGTACCAGCACCGACCACCTCTACTTGCGCGGTCAAACTCATGGAGTGCCTGGTGGAGGCGCCGCTTCCGCCGGGCGTGGCCAACCTCGTTCTCGGCCCCGGGCCGGTTGTGGGCGACGAAATCGCCGGACACGAGGGCACCGATGCCGTGGCTTTCGTGGGGAGCTCGGCGACGGGGCGAGCCGTAGCGGCGCGTGCTGCAGGGAAGCCGCAGTTGCTGGAACTGGGCGGCAATGGCCCGACCGTGGTGTTCGCCGACGCGGACCTGGATCTGGCAGTGCCCAGGATCCTGACGGGGTGCACCAGGAATGCAGGACAGGTATGCTCGGCGACCGGGCGGGTCCTGGTCCATCGATCTCTACAGGACCCGCTGGCTGTGCGGCTCAGGGAAGCTATGAGCCGGATCAGGGTGGGGGATCCCTTCCAGCGGGAGACAGTCATGGGTCCCTTGCACAACGAGCGCACAGCGCGCACAGTGGAAGAGCACCTGGCTGACGCCAGCGCACGCGGCGCGCGTGTCGTGTTTGGTGGCCGGCGCCTGCAGGGGTTCCCCACGCCCCTGTACTTCCTTCCTGCAGTGGTGGCGGATGTGCCACCGGACAGTCGTCTTCACCTGGAGGAGACATTCGGCCCTGTGGCTGCCCTCGTCCCCTTCGATGACGAGGCTGATGTCCTGCGGCTGGCTCAGGCCAGTCCCTATGGCCATACCGCAGCCATCTTTACCCGGGACGTGGCCCGCGCCTTTCGGCTGGCGGAGCGCCTGCGGGTCGGGTTGGTGAACATTAACGACAACAGCTTCCCGGGTGATCCGCGCCTTCCCCGCGGAGGCGCCTCGGGCACCATAAGCGGTGTCGGGCGCAGGGGAGGGAAGTATACCCTGCTGGAGATGGCTGACCTGAAGACGGTCGTACTGGACATCGGCGGCACGATTCCCCTGTGA